One part of the Ancylomarina subtilis genome encodes these proteins:
- a CDS encoding UbiA family prenyltransferase — translation MLNLLRLIRVPNLIIIALTQYVMRYFIIRPILAINRIHLQLSDIDFSILVLATLFIAAGGYIINDYFDCKADRLNKRQVIVGRQISRRASLALHQIFSFIGLVLGGYVSYKVGHWQFILIFFMAGGLLWFYSTSYKNHFILGNLVMAFICAAIPFLVVIFEIPPLNKTYAEVLVASKTNFDYLLYWVGAFSFFAFFGVLIQQLIRDLISVKGDKEIGRRSLPFIIGFRWTKAIIVSLILFLSVSVFGVWYQFLNAPVDKITPWYFSILIIFPLLLLSYLVLRLKKDESLKFGMILLRIAILAGISYAFVVNHILSNTNF, via the coding sequence ATGCTCAACTTATTAAGATTAATTCGCGTACCAAATCTGATTATTATTGCTCTGACACAATATGTGATGCGGTATTTTATTATTCGGCCCATTTTGGCGATTAATAGAATTCATCTGCAGCTTAGCGATATTGATTTTTCTATTTTGGTTTTAGCGACTCTTTTTATTGCAGCAGGGGGCTATATTATCAATGATTATTTTGATTGCAAAGCGGATCGTTTAAACAAACGTCAAGTCATTGTGGGAAGACAGATTAGCCGTCGGGCTTCGCTCGCTTTACATCAAATCTTTAGTTTTATTGGTTTGGTTTTGGGCGGATACGTATCCTATAAAGTAGGGCACTGGCAATTTATACTGATATTTTTCATGGCGGGGGGCTTGTTATGGTTCTATTCCACATCCTATAAAAACCATTTTATATTGGGGAATTTGGTTATGGCTTTTATTTGTGCGGCCATTCCGTTTTTGGTAGTGATTTTCGAGATTCCGCCTTTAAATAAAACCTATGCAGAAGTATTGGTGGCTTCAAAAACCAATTTCGATTACCTTTTATATTGGGTAGGTGCTTTTTCATTCTTTGCTTTTTTTGGAGTTCTGATTCAACAATTGATTCGTGATTTAATATCGGTAAAAGGAGATAAGGAAATTGGAAGACGAAGTTTGCCTTTCATCATTGGATTCAGATGGACTAAGGCGATTATTGTGAGTCTGATCTTATTTTTAAGTGTCTCTGTTTTTGGTGTGTGGTATCAGTTTTTGAATGCCCCTGTAGATAAGATCACCCCTTGGTATTTCAGTATCTTAATTATTTTCCCTTTACTCTTGCTTTCATACCTCGTTTTAAGACTCAAGAAAGATGAAAGCCTTAAGTTTGGGATGATTCTGTTGCGGATTGCTATTCTGGCAGGTATTTCATATGCTTTTGTAGTCAATCATATTTTATCAAATACAAATTTTTAG
- a CDS encoding Maf-like protein: MLNNLDDYQLILASQSPRRHQMLKELGLDFKIKTKEVEEVYPDNLRGEEIPIYLAKLKADAFELDTVENELVITADTIVCVDDIVLGKPKDRDDAVKMLNMLSGRSHQVISGVCLKSSEKEVCFSTTTHVHFKALSLDEINYYIEHYKPFDKAGAYGIQEWIGFVGIDGIEGSYFNVVGLPIQHLYQELSRF; the protein is encoded by the coding sequence ATGTTGAATAATCTGGATGATTATCAATTGATATTGGCTTCTCAATCGCCAAGACGTCATCAGATGTTGAAAGAATTGGGATTGGATTTCAAAATTAAGACCAAAGAAGTTGAAGAAGTTTATCCTGATAACTTGAGAGGCGAAGAAATTCCAATTTACCTTGCAAAATTAAAGGCTGATGCTTTTGAACTCGATACAGTTGAAAACGAACTGGTAATTACTGCTGATACGATTGTTTGTGTGGATGACATCGTTTTGGGAAAACCCAAAGACAGGGATGATGCAGTTAAGATGTTGAACATGCTATCGGGACGTTCACACCAGGTTATTTCGGGTGTTTGTCTTAAGTCTAGTGAGAAGGAAGTGTGTTTTTCCACCACAACGCATGTGCATTTTAAGGCACTCAGTCTTGACGAAATTAATTACTACATCGAACATTATAAGCCATTTGATAAGGCTGGAGCCTATGGTATTCAGGAGTGGATTGGTTTTGTGGGTATCGATGGGATTGAGGGCTCCTACTTTAATGTGGTCGGTCTGCCTATTCAGCATTTGTATCAGGAATTAAGCAGATTTTAA
- a CDS encoding DciA family protein, protein MRRSKTQKIEELVKIVLKEQGLDVKLKELELIKAWEVVIGKNVANATTNLYIKNRKLYVQLRSSIIRNELMLIKTGLIRALNNEVDAQIIDDIVVR, encoded by the coding sequence ATGCGCCGATCAAAAACACAAAAAATAGAAGAACTTGTCAAGATTGTTTTAAAAGAGCAAGGCCTGGATGTGAAGCTAAAAGAACTGGAATTGATTAAGGCCTGGGAAGTTGTGATTGGGAAGAATGTTGCCAATGCCACAACCAACCTTTATATCAAAAACAGAAAATTGTATGTACAGCTCCGTTCATCTATCATCCGTAATGAATTGATGCTCATCAAAACGGGTTTGATTCGAGCTTTAAATAATGAAGTGGATGCTCAAATTATCGACGATATTGTGGTACGATAA
- a CDS encoding SAM-dependent methyltransferase has translation MKGKLYLIPTTLGDSGLDAVIPKDIQELIPTIKHFIVENIRTARRYLKKVDRNIDIDELSFYELNKHSSPAAISDYLKVIKEHDMGIISEAGCPGVADPGADVVKLAHERNIRIIPLVGPSSILLSLMASGFNGQSFAFNGYIPIKDGERAKKIKQLENRSVNENQTQIFIEAPYRNMKLLEDLTQQCSAGTQICVAVDITLETEFIKTLPAKQWKSQMPELHKRPAIFLLHKNK, from the coding sequence ATGAAAGGTAAACTTTATTTAATTCCAACCACATTGGGCGATTCGGGGCTCGATGCCGTGATTCCCAAAGACATTCAAGAACTGATTCCAACCATCAAGCATTTTATTGTTGAGAATATCCGTACCGCACGCCGTTACTTAAAAAAAGTGGATCGCAACATCGACATAGACGAACTGAGCTTTTACGAACTGAACAAACACAGTTCACCTGCTGCCATTTCGGATTATCTGAAGGTGATAAAAGAACATGACATGGGGATTATCTCAGAAGCAGGGTGTCCGGGTGTGGCTGATCCTGGGGCTGATGTGGTGAAATTAGCTCACGAAAGAAACATTCGAATTATTCCATTGGTTGGCCCTTCATCCATTTTACTATCGCTGATGGCTTCGGGGTTCAACGGCCAGAGTTTTGCTTTTAATGGCTACATTCCTATTAAAGATGGTGAGCGCGCTAAAAAAATCAAGCAATTGGAGAACCGTTCAGTTAACGAAAACCAAACTCAAATTTTTATCGAAGCGCCTTACCGCAATATGAAACTCCTGGAAGATTTGACTCAACAATGTAGTGCCGGAACTCAAATATGTGTCGCCGTTGATATCACGCTTGAAACGGAGTTCATAAAAACGCTCCCGGCTAAGCAATGGAAAAGCCAAATGCCCGAACTTCACAAACGTCCTGCTATTTTTCTTTTGCACAAGAATAAGTAA
- a CDS encoding Rossmann-like and DUF2520 domain-containing protein: MNKDIVFIGAGNLATHLALALNKATYNILQVYSRTQVSAETLAKQVDADSCCSFEQVCRDADLYIFALSDKALLPALQALQLKGKKLVHTAGSLPLSVFEDFTTDYGVFYPLQTFSKARQIDFSNIPICIEANGADLESELIQMGNQISNLVQLLSSHQRKQLHLAAVFTCNFTNHMYHIGQELLQEEGMDFDLLKPLILETALKVQEMPAKAAQTGPAVRFDEDVIKAHEESLKMQPDFQKLYRFVSESIYHLHKKDEN; this comes from the coding sequence ATGAATAAAGATATCGTATTTATAGGGGCCGGAAATCTGGCTACACATTTGGCTTTGGCTCTTAATAAGGCTACTTATAATATCCTACAGGTTTATAGCAGAACACAAGTGTCAGCTGAAACTTTAGCTAAGCAAGTTGATGCAGATTCGTGTTGTTCCTTTGAGCAAGTTTGCCGCGATGCAGATTTGTATATTTTCGCTTTAAGCGATAAAGCTCTGCTTCCTGCTTTGCAAGCCTTGCAACTGAAAGGGAAAAAGCTGGTGCATACGGCGGGCAGTTTGCCTTTGTCCGTATTCGAGGATTTTACCACTGATTACGGTGTGTTTTATCCTTTGCAAACTTTTTCAAAGGCGCGTCAGATTGACTTTTCAAACATTCCAATTTGCATAGAAGCCAATGGGGCTGATTTGGAATCGGAACTGATCCAGATGGGGAATCAAATATCCAATTTGGTTCAATTGCTTTCATCGCATCAGCGTAAGCAATTGCATTTGGCGGCAGTTTTTACTTGCAATTTTACCAATCACATGTATCATATTGGCCAGGAATTACTTCAGGAAGAGGGAATGGATTTCGATTTGCTAAAGCCTTTGATTTTGGAAACAGCCCTGAAGGTACAAGAAATGCCGGCTAAAGCTGCACAAACAGGTCCTGCTGTTCGTTTCGACGAAGATGTTATAAAAGCACACGAGGAAAGCCTGAAAATGCAGCCCGATTTTCAAAAATTGTATAGATTTGTCAGTGAAAGTATTTATCACTTGCATAAGAAAGATGAGAATTGA
- a CDS encoding DHH family phosphoesterase, with amino-acid sequence MQNRINQELSLSAKEYILKANQISIIPHAGPDGDAVGSSLALMRYLKKLGKQVKAICPNAYPEFLTWLHGETELDVFENAKEACTTYINASDLIFIVDHNSFKRSGDLGKLLEEHSATKIMIDHHPMPEDIADIALSDTAMCSTCEMIYEFIDALGDNDLIDEGIAECIYTGIITDTGGLSYNSSNQRIYEIVGDLMAKGIDKAKVHGKIYDNFSAHRMKLLGYCLNEGMELLPEYEAAIIHLTKETLEAFEHQDGDTEGFVNYPLSIKGINISVIFMERDDAVKISFRSKGDIPINQMARDFFNGGGHINAAGGRTYESMPKAIEKFKKELPAFYKSL; translated from the coding sequence ATGCAAAACAGAATAAACCAAGAGCTGAGCTTATCGGCCAAAGAATATATCCTAAAAGCGAATCAGATTTCAATTATCCCTCATGCGGGACCAGATGGTGATGCTGTAGGGTCTTCATTGGCTTTGATGCGTTACCTTAAAAAGCTGGGTAAGCAAGTCAAAGCCATTTGTCCCAATGCCTATCCTGAGTTTTTAACCTGGTTGCATGGCGAAACTGAATTGGACGTTTTTGAGAATGCTAAAGAAGCTTGTACAACCTATATCAATGCGTCGGATTTGATCTTTATTGTCGATCACAACTCCTTTAAGCGTTCGGGTGATTTGGGTAAGCTGTTGGAGGAACATTCAGCTACAAAAATCATGATTGATCATCATCCTATGCCTGAAGATATTGCTGATATTGCCCTGTCGGATACGGCTATGTGTTCCACTTGTGAGATGATTTATGAATTTATAGATGCTCTGGGGGATAATGATTTGATTGATGAAGGCATTGCTGAGTGTATCTATACAGGAATCATTACCGATACAGGAGGATTGAGTTATAATTCTTCGAATCAGCGAATTTACGAGATTGTAGGTGATTTAATGGCTAAGGGGATTGATAAGGCCAAGGTACACGGGAAAATTTACGATAATTTCTCAGCTCATCGAATGAAATTATTGGGCTATTGTTTGAATGAAGGGATGGAACTATTGCCGGAATACGAAGCAGCAATTATACATTTGACCAAAGAAACACTGGAGGCTTTCGAACACCAGGATGGCGATACCGAGGGCTTTGTAAACTATCCTCTATCTATAAAAGGAATCAATATTTCGGTTATTTTTATGGAGAGAGACGATGCGGTTAAGATCTCTTTCCGATCGAAAGGCGATATTCCAATCAATCAAATGGCTCGCGATTTCTTTAATGGAGGTGGGCATATTAATGCTGCTGGTGGGCGTACTTACGAAAGCATGCCAAAAGCGATTGAGAAGTTTAAAAAGGAATTACCTGCTTTTTATAAGAGCTTGTAG
- the recF gene encoding DNA replication/repair protein RecF (All proteins in this family for which functions are known are DNA-binding proteins that assist the filamentation of RecA onto DNA for the initiation of recombination or recombinational repair.), whose amino-acid sequence MHLERLSLINYKNIKELEIELSPKINCFIGNNGMGKTNLLDAVYYLSFCKSYFSSTDQLNIKHDELFMVLEGNYKRKEMDELIYCGVKRGQKKNFKRNKKEYKKLSEHIGLLPIVMVSPADVRLITDGSEERRKYMDSVISQYDRKYLDDLIRYNRVILQRNKLLKDFARRGKFEEDSLSIWDEQMIILSASIHEKRKDFLNKLMPVFQEYYNIISQGNELVNLEYKSQLNDHSMRDLLRHARLKDQIMQYTTVGIHKDDLTLSLGDYPIKKMGSQGQQKTYLIALKLAQFEFIKKLSEYNPILLLDDIFDKLDAERVEQIVHLVSEERFGQIFISDTNRDHLDQILASSNLTYKLFALDRGVVTDL is encoded by the coding sequence ATGCATTTAGAGCGTTTATCCCTTATTAATTACAAGAATATAAAAGAGTTGGAAATAGAGCTGTCGCCTAAGATCAACTGTTTTATAGGCAACAATGGTATGGGGAAGACCAATTTACTCGATGCTGTTTATTACCTGAGTTTTTGCAAAAGCTACTTTTCCTCTACTGATCAACTTAATATCAAACACGATGAACTTTTTATGGTTCTCGAAGGAAATTACAAGCGTAAGGAGATGGATGAGTTGATTTATTGTGGTGTGAAGCGCGGCCAGAAAAAAAACTTCAAGCGAAATAAAAAGGAATACAAAAAGTTATCCGAGCATATTGGACTCTTACCAATTGTAATGGTTTCGCCGGCTGATGTGCGCTTGATTACTGATGGGAGTGAGGAGAGACGTAAGTATATGGATAGTGTGATATCGCAATACGATAGAAAGTATTTGGATGATCTGATTCGTTACAATCGTGTGATTTTGCAACGCAATAAATTGCTTAAGGATTTTGCTCGTCGGGGAAAATTCGAGGAGGATAGCCTGAGTATATGGGATGAGCAAATGATTATTCTATCTGCCTCAATCCATGAAAAGCGCAAGGATTTTTTGAATAAATTGATGCCAGTCTTTCAGGAGTATTACAATATTATATCGCAAGGGAATGAGCTCGTGAATCTGGAATACAAATCTCAGCTGAACGACCATTCTATGCGGGATTTGTTGCGCCATGCCCGTTTGAAAGATCAGATCATGCAATACACAACGGTTGGTATTCATAAGGATGATTTAACCCTCTCATTGGGTGATTATCCCATCAAGAAAATGGGTTCGCAAGGGCAGCAGAAAACCTATTTGATTGCACTAAAGTTGGCACAATTCGAATTCATCAAAAAATTGTCTGAATACAATCCGATTCTTTTATTGGATGATATTTTCGATAAGTTGGATGCGGAACGTGTGGAACAGATTGTTCATTTGGTTTCAGAGGAGCGATTTGGACAAATTTTCATCTCGGATACCAATCGCGATCATTTGGATCAGATTTTAGCTTCGTCTAATTTGACTTACAAACTCTTTGCGCTTGATAGGGGAGTTGTGACAGATCTTTAG
- a CDS encoding nucleoside-diphosphate kinase has product MRSDRTFTMIKPDAVANGYIGEILAAITKGGFRIAALKYTQISKKQAEVFYEVHKDRPFYGELTEFMSSGPIVAAILEKENAVADFRKLIGATNPAEAEEGTIRKQFAESMSKNAVHGSDSDENACIEGAFHFSGCEIF; this is encoded by the coding sequence ATGAGAAGTGATAGAACTTTTACAATGATAAAACCAGATGCTGTTGCCAATGGCTATATTGGTGAAATTTTAGCCGCCATTACAAAAGGTGGTTTTAGAATTGCTGCTCTGAAATACACCCAAATCAGCAAAAAACAGGCTGAAGTTTTCTACGAGGTCCACAAGGATAGACCCTTTTATGGTGAGTTGACTGAATTTATGAGTTCGGGGCCAATTGTGGCTGCTATTCTCGAGAAAGAAAATGCTGTGGCTGATTTCAGAAAACTAATTGGAGCAACCAATCCTGCTGAAGCAGAAGAAGGAACCATCCGTAAACAATTCGCCGAATCGATGTCAAAGAATGCTGTACATGGTTCTGATAGCGACGAAAACGCTTGTATCGAAGGTGCATTCCACTTTTCAGGTTGCGAGATTTTCTAA
- a CDS encoding S46 family peptidase: protein MTFLLIAVLLLVGNQVKADEGMWIPMLLKKYNIEDMQKAGFKLTAEDIYDINQACLKDAVIGLGREGRPFHHFCTGELISDQGLVVTNHHCGYGAIQAHSTLEHDYLKDGFWAMSKDEELVNEGITASFLIRMADVTAEVLKGVTDDTKETDRIKIIKDNIKKIEADTEKDSKYRASVKAYFAGNQYFLSVYEIYKDVRLVGAPPSAIGKFGGDTDNWMWPRHTGDFSMFRIYANKDNEPASFSKDNVPLKPKTSFKISLKGVNEGDFTMVFGYPGTTTEYLTSYALEMMTQVDNPHKIKLRTKKLDLMRADMDASPMVRIQYSAKYAGVANSWKRWQGEIKGLNRLNAIAKKKDLESKFEIWANSDEKLKAKYAGILTQMKGLYAELTPYSLARDYAIEAGMSGAELVDFAMDFKKLVSLDKKDTEAIAKEVEGLKKKAAAFYKNYNLDTDKKLLAAMMSMYHENVEAKFLPEELKVIAKKYKGDFKAYAEKAMAKSVLAKQTQLEKMLTNYKPSMAKKIAKDPVYKMAMSILNRYKVTISPKYYELSDKVNKLQRTYMAGLMAMQPEKVFYADANSTFRVHFGKVAGYKARNAVNYDYYTTLEGIIEKDNPNIFDYDVPQKLRDLYATKDYGRYGQNGQMNVCFAATNHTTGGNSGSPVLNANGELIGLNFDRAWEGVMSDLMYDATICRNVSLDIRYVLFIVDKFAGAGYLIDEMNIVE from the coding sequence ATGACATTTTTACTGATTGCTGTACTATTATTAGTCGGGAATCAGGTTAAAGCAGATGAGGGAATGTGGATTCCTATGCTTCTGAAAAAGTACAATATTGAAGACATGCAGAAAGCCGGATTTAAGCTGACTGCTGAAGACATTTACGACATCAACCAAGCTTGCTTGAAGGATGCAGTAATTGGATTAGGACGAGAAGGAAGACCCTTTCACCACTTTTGTACAGGGGAACTGATCTCTGATCAAGGTCTTGTGGTAACCAATCACCACTGTGGATACGGAGCTATTCAAGCTCACTCAACGCTTGAACACGACTATTTGAAAGATGGTTTCTGGGCGATGAGTAAGGATGAGGAGTTGGTAAATGAAGGCATTACAGCTTCATTCCTTATCCGAATGGCAGATGTTACTGCTGAAGTTTTAAAGGGCGTAACTGACGATACCAAGGAGACCGATCGTATCAAGATTATTAAAGACAATATCAAGAAAATTGAAGCCGATACAGAGAAAGATTCAAAGTATCGCGCTAGTGTGAAAGCTTATTTTGCTGGAAACCAATATTTCCTTTCAGTTTACGAGATATATAAGGATGTTCGATTGGTTGGTGCACCTCCATCAGCTATTGGTAAATTTGGTGGCGATACAGATAACTGGATGTGGCCTCGTCATACAGGTGATTTCTCGATGTTCAGAATTTATGCCAACAAAGACAACGAGCCAGCTTCTTTCTCAAAAGATAATGTACCATTGAAGCCTAAGACCTCTTTTAAAATCTCATTAAAAGGTGTGAATGAAGGCGATTTTACAATGGTATTCGGTTACCCGGGAACAACAACTGAGTATCTGACTTCTTATGCTTTAGAGATGATGACACAAGTTGATAATCCTCATAAAATTAAGTTGAGAACCAAGAAACTTGACCTGATGCGTGCCGATATGGATGCATCGCCTATGGTGAGAATTCAGTATTCTGCTAAATATGCGGGTGTTGCTAACTCATGGAAAAGATGGCAGGGTGAGATTAAAGGTTTGAATCGTTTGAATGCAATTGCGAAGAAAAAGGATCTTGAGAGTAAATTTGAAATCTGGGCTAATTCTGATGAGAAGCTTAAGGCAAAATATGCGGGTATTCTTACTCAAATGAAAGGTCTTTACGCCGAGTTGACACCATATAGCCTGGCTCGTGATTATGCGATTGAAGCTGGAATGTCAGGTGCTGAATTGGTTGACTTTGCAATGGATTTTAAGAAATTGGTTTCTCTTGACAAAAAAGATACTGAAGCAATTGCAAAAGAAGTTGAAGGTTTGAAAAAGAAAGCTGCTGCTTTTTATAAGAACTACAATTTGGATACAGACAAGAAGTTATTGGCTGCTATGATGAGCATGTATCATGAGAATGTGGAAGCTAAATTCTTGCCGGAAGAATTGAAGGTGATTGCAAAAAAATACAAGGGTGATTTTAAGGCCTATGCCGAAAAGGCAATGGCTAAATCGGTATTGGCTAAACAAACTCAACTTGAGAAAATGTTGACTAATTATAAACCTTCAATGGCTAAGAAAATTGCTAAAGATCCTGTTTATAAAATGGCAATGAGTATTCTTAATCGGTATAAAGTTACGATTAGCCCTAAGTACTATGAATTGTCGGATAAGGTAAACAAATTGCAACGTACTTATATGGCAGGTTTGATGGCTATGCAGCCTGAAAAAGTATTTTATGCGGATGCCAATTCTACTTTCCGTGTACACTTTGGTAAGGTTGCGGGTTACAAGGCTCGAAATGCTGTAAACTACGACTATTACACCACTCTTGAAGGTATAATTGAAAAGGATAACCCAAACATTTTTGATTACGATGTACCTCAAAAGTTGAGAGATCTGTATGCAACCAAAGATTACGGACGTTACGGACAAAATGGACAAATGAATGTTTGTTTTGCTGCAACCAATCATACAACTGGTGGTAATTCCGGAAGTCCGGTGTTAAATGCCAATGGTGAGCTTATCGGATTGAATTTCGACCGTGCCTGGGAAGGTGTGATGTCTGATTTGATGTACGATGCAACTATTTGTCGAAATGTATCATTGGATATTCGTTACGTGCTGTTTATCGTTGATAAATTTGCGGGTGCAGGATATTTAATTGACGAAATGAATATTGTGGAGTAA
- a CDS encoding KdsC family phosphatase yields the protein MAFFKEDLMKVKAFIFDVDGVLSTECITIDSDGELLRTANTKDGYAIQYAVKKGYPVAIITGGTSDAVEQRYRGLGVQDIYMSSKDKIADFENFLSKHNLAEDNVMYMGDDLPDYEVMQRVGVPTCPKNAVTQIKEISAYISDMDGGCACVRDVMEQVLRAHGNWYVADTKIQSI from the coding sequence ATGGCCTTTTTTAAAGAAGATTTGATGAAAGTAAAGGCTTTCATTTTTGATGTGGATGGGGTATTGTCCACAGAGTGTATCACCATCGATTCTGATGGGGAATTGTTGAGAACAGCTAATACGAAAGATGGTTATGCCATTCAGTATGCTGTAAAAAAAGGCTATCCTGTGGCAATTATCACTGGCGGAACGTCAGATGCTGTTGAACAACGCTACCGTGGTTTGGGGGTTCAGGATATTTATATGTCGTCGAAGGATAAGATAGCTGATTTCGAAAATTTTCTATCGAAACATAATCTTGCCGAAGATAATGTCATGTATATGGGGGACGATTTACCTGATTATGAGGTGATGCAGCGTGTTGGTGTACCAACTTGTCCTAAGAATGCGGTGACTCAAATTAAAGAAATTTCAGCTTATATCTCTGATATGGATGGTGGCTGTGCTTGCGTTCGCGATGTGATGGAACAGGTGCTTCGCGCTCATGGCAATTGGTATGTTGCCGATACTAAGATTCAAAGTATATAA